The Spirochaetota bacterium DNA window GATCCGGCTCATGGAATTGATGATGATGGTAAGTGGGAAGGTGAAAAAACAGGCAGGTTGAGTTGTACTGGTTTACCCGAAGAATATTATTCACTGGCGATTTCGCGTAAACTCTATCAACTATTGAAAAAGAATCCATATATTGACGTTGTAAGTACTCAGGATTATATAGATGCTTTAGAAGGCAAGACTGATAATTATTACAATATAACCTTCAGAGAAACAGTAGAACTGGCAAAAAATGCAAAGGCAGTTCTGGTAATTTCAGAACACTTTAACAACACTGCTGCAATATTCAAGGCGTATGGGCTTGCAAATGTTAAGGGTATACATATAACCTATAGTAATGGGAACGCATACCTTACACATATTAGGGAAGAGCATAAAGGATTTTTGACATTGTACAATAAATTTGATGCCAGTGGTTTTTCATATACAGTGGCTAGTAAAGTTAAAGACAAACTGTTAACAAATGGCTTGAAGGTAAATAGCTGGAATTATGGTACTGTAGCAGATGATCGGTTTAGTTACTTTGTTAATTATCCCATCTCGGTAATATTTGAATCAGGTTTTATATCCAATCCCGATGATGAAGCAATAGTAAACAATCCTGAATCCCAAAAGCTTATTGCACAGTCACACTATGAAGCTATTCTGGAAACTATAGCACTTACTTTTGGTATAGATATTTCAGGCTTCTGGGGGCCGCGTATAGTTGATGATGTTAATCCGTCAAGAAATTTAATGTTACTCAAATTATCACGAATTGCCTGTTACTATATTTCAAAAAGTGATACTGAAAAAGGATTGCAGGTGCTGTCGCAATTGCTAAAAGTTTGTGATCCAGTTAAAGATGCTGCAATTATAGAAAACATTCATGACATGAAATACCGTGTAGAGCGATCAAGGGAGTTATATGCTAAAGCTATCGCCCTGAAAAGAAAGGGAAAAATCAAAAGTGCTCGCTATACAATGCGAAAGGCAATAGGACTTGTCAGCAGGTCGCCGGTCTTTTATGAATTGCGTAAAACATATCGCAGTGAATACAGGGATCTTAAAGAAGTAGAACAGCAGCAATCTATTGCACCAAAATACCCCATTCCTGATAAGGCGGTTAATACAATGGCTTCGTCCATTATCAAACCGGTATTAGTGGTACTTGAAAAAGATATGACTCCACAAGAAGCCATTTTCAATGCACTACGGTGTGATGAGACAACATTGAAAAAGATAGCCGGGCAGTTTGTTCAGGCAAAAGTAAAGGTTGGTAAAAAAAGATTTGAAAAACCAACAGGAGAAGGTATATACATAGTACAGCTTTCACCAAAAGGGAATATCAGGAGTGTAAAGCGTGTTGCAATTGTAAAACTTGATCCCTTTAAGTATCAAAATCAGTTGTATTTAAAGAATTCGTATTGTGTGCCAAAAGAAAAAAATAAATCATTATAACGTTGGCAACTGGTATGGCAAGCCGTACCATTTCTTTGGCGATTATCTTTACCATAAGTTTGGCGCAAAAATTCTTAAGCTTTCAATTAACGCTAATCTTGGTTGCCCCAACAGAGATGGTACAATAGACACTGGTGGCTGCATATTTTGTTCTTTAGGCTCAGCAT harbors:
- a CDS encoding N-acetylmuramoyl-L-alanine amidase, whose product is MKNVVIALLLLPVFVLLSSAVYAEHPDIIATIINEEQNKDHSDELQQMLHFIDDLYNNLSTRVKNGEKIVIFFDPAHGIDDDGKWEGEKTGRLSCTGLPEEYYSLAISRKLYQLLKKNPYIDVVSTQDYIDALEGKTDNYYNITFRETVELAKNAKAVLVISEHFNNTAAIFKAYGLANVKGIHITYSNGNAYLTHIREEHKGFLTLYNKFDASGFSYTVASKVKDKLLTNGLKVNSWNYGTVADDRFSYFVNYPISVIFESGFISNPDDEAIVNNPESQKLIAQSHYEAILETIALTFGIDISGFWGPRIVDDVNPSRNLMLLKLSRIACYYISKSDTEKGLQVLSQLLKVCDPVKDAAIIENIHDMKYRVERSRELYAKAIALKRKGKIKSARYTMRKAIGLVSRSPVFYELRKTYRSEYRDLKEVEQQQSIAPKYPIPDKAVNTMASSIIKPVLVVLEKDMTPQEAIFNALRCDETTLKKIAGQFVQAKVKVGKKRFEKPTGEGIYIVQLSPKGNIRSVKRVAIVKLDPFKYQNQLYLKNSYCVPKEKNKSL